The proteins below come from a single Aegilops tauschii subsp. strangulata cultivar AL8/78 chromosome 6, Aet v6.0, whole genome shotgun sequence genomic window:
- the LOC109771423 gene encoding uncharacterized protein: MSIRRLGASDFRGVREPCSGAFSSEIWFCEKRLILGTFDTAEEAARAHDAAAWRLRRPCRDMNFPNVSSQRAQDLAPLPRLFTNEDRRVHRRRQRRLAIAEKDVEALVVWRGGFPQDIVDERQFYKQLRLERDARRRERAAYREDKRSRKQAAQLKLKLRETSGWNFEDEQLADAYIQT, from the coding sequence ATGTCGATCCGCCGCCTGGGCGCTTCGGATTTTCGCGGAGTCCGCGAGCCctgctccggcgccttctcctcCGAGATCTGGTTTTGCGAGAAACGTCTCATCCTCGGCACCTTCGACACTGCAGAGGAGGCGGCCCGCGCgcacgacgcggcggcgtggcgcctccggaGGCCTTGTCGGGATATGAATTTTCCCAACGTGTCGAGCCAGCGGGCGCAGGATCTGGCGCCTCTCCCACGGCTTTTCACCAACGAGGATCGTCGTGTCCACCGGAGGCGGCAGCGTCGCCTCGCCATCGCAGAGAAGGACGTGGAAGCCTTGGTGGTGTGGCGCGGaggcttcccgcaggacatcgtCGACGAGCGCCAGTTCTACAAGCAATTGAGGTTGGAGAGGGACGCGAGGAGGagggagcgagccgcctatcgggAGGACAAGCGTTCGCGGAAGCAGGCAGCTCAATTGAAACTGAAGCTACGAGAAACGTCGGGTTGGAACTTTGAAGACGAGCAGCTTGCTGACGCCTACATTCAGACGTAG
- the LOC109771409 gene encoding uncharacterized protein, which yields MGYVLSAVARVLEQPTAWGAACEMALLAGPLWAAALVGLLLGWAWRPRWAAGIVAPAADPPQLATLDFWRAQLPARIRAPLDYLAGARQQEQEQEDDEASLQGSPEMANEDLAVGKADLVNLWRLVEGNDGGPAWIKMMEKALPNMTYQAWRRDPQNGPPQYQSSTIFENATPDEVRDFFGDDEFRMSNKWDDMLISHQTLEECQTTGTMKVHWVRKFPFFCSDREYIIARRIWKLGSAYYCVTKGVPCSSIPRRSKPRRVDLYYSSWCIRAVESRRGNGGSTACEILLFHHEDMGIPYEIAKIGIRQGMWGCVKRIEPGLRAYQKARAAGEPPSPSALMARINTKVGDNFVRGLESNSDQDIMEAEEKPVKNRMARFLVLGGAVALACTLDQGLLTKALIFGVARRFVGQRNTL from the exons ATGGGGTACGTGCTGTCGGCGGTGGCGAGGGTGCTGGAGCAGCCGACGGCATGGGGCGCGGCCTGCGAGATGGCGCTGCTCGCGGGGCCGCTCTGGGCGGCGGCCCTCGTCGGCCTCCTGCTCGGCTGGGCCTGGCGCCCGCGCTGGGCCGCCGGCatcgtcgcccccgccgccgacccgccgCAGCTCGCCACGCTCGACTTCTGGAGGGCCCAGCTCCCCGCCCGCATCCGCGCCCCTCTCGACTACCTCGCCGGCGCGCGGCagcaggagcaggagcaggaggACGACGAGGCTTCCCTGCAAGG GTCGCCGGAGATGGCGAACGAGGATCTGGCGGTGGGGAAGGCTGACCTGGTGAACCTCTGGAGGCTGGTGGAGGGCAACGACGGCGGCCCGGCGtggatcaagatgatggagaagGCGCTGCCCAACATGACCTACCAGGCCTGGAGGAGGGACCCCCAG AATGGGCCTCCGCAGTACCAGAGCAGCACAATCTTTGAGAATGCAACCCCTGATGAAGTAAGAGACTTCTTTGGAGATGATGAGTTCCGGATGTCCAACAAGTGGGATGATATGCTCATCTCTCACCAGACGCTGGAGGAGTGTCAGACAACCGGGACGATGAAAGTGCATTGGGTTCGCAAG TTCCCCTTCTTCTGTAGTGACAGGGAGTACATCATTGCTCGCCGGATATGGAAACTGGGAAGCGCTTACTATTGTGTTACAAAG GGTGTGCCATGTTCATCCATCCCGCGGCGCAGCAAACCTCGCAGAGTAGATTTGTATTACTCAAGCTGGTGCATCCGTGCAG TGGAGTCAAGACGAGGCAACGGTGGCTCGACTGCCTGCGAGATTCTCTTGTTCCACCATGAGGATATGGGCATCCCATATGAGATAGCAAAGATTGGCATTCGGCAGGGCATGTGGGGATGTGTGAAGAGAATTGAACCTGGACTCCGGGCCTATCAGAAAGCCAGGGCTGCTGGGGAGCCACCTTCGCCGAGCGCCTTGATGGCCCGGATCAACACCAAGGTCGGCGACAATTTTGTCCGAGGACTGGAGTCCAACAGTGACCAAGACATCATGGAGGCCGAAGAGAAACCTGTGAAAAACCGCATGGCGAGGTTCCTTGTGCTCGGTGGGGCCGTCGCCTTGGCGTGTACTCTCGACCAAGGGCTCCTGACAAAGGCTCTCATCTTCGGCGTGGCACGGAGGTTTGTGGGGCAGAGGAATACATTGTAG
- the LOC120966821 gene encoding uncharacterized protein — MCKWIWRLSQGETGLWLDFLRAKYFPSDNFFASTGSGFLFWNSIQALRPIFAMGAKFSVKGGRSTRFWLDLWIGDQPLWSRFRDLYNIALEPNFFVAQAMGVSPPGLLFRLELTGSETTSLGNLLTLVGEVTISQGPDIVS; from the coding sequence ATGTGCAAGTGGATCTGGAGACTGTCTCAAGGGGAGACAGGGCTCTGGCTTGATTTTCTCAGGGCCAAATACTTCCCGTCCGACAACTTCTTCGCGTccacggggagcggctttcttttCTGGAACTCTATTCAAGCGCTCAGACCTATCTTTGCCATGGGGGCGAAGTTTTCGGTCAAGGGCGGGCGCTCGACGCGTTTCTGGTTGGACCTTTGGATTGGTGACCAACCCCTCTGGTCCAGATTCAGAGACCTCTACAACATAGCTCTTGAACCCAATTTCTTTGTGGCTCAAGCTATGGGCGTGTCCCCACCAGGGTTGCTGTTCCGTCTTGAGCTCACCGGTTCGGAGACAACAAGTTTGGGAAACTTGTTGACTCTTGTTGGGGAGGTAACAATATCCCAGGGTCCAGATATCGTGTCCTAG